The Ascaphus truei isolate aAscTru1 chromosome 18, aAscTru1.hap1, whole genome shotgun sequence genome window below encodes:
- the LOC142469293 gene encoding histone H2A type 1-like, protein MSGRGKQGGKTRAKAKTRSSRAGLQFPVGRVHRLLRKGNYAQRVGAGAPVYLAAVLEYLTAEILELAGNAARDNKKSRIIPRHLQLAVRNDEELNRLLGGVTIAQGGVLPNIQAVLLPKKTESHKPAKSSK, encoded by the coding sequence ATGTCTGGAAGAGGCAAACAAGGCGGGAAAACTCGCGCTAAGGCCAAGACTCGCTCATCTCGGGCCGGGCTGCAGTTTCCAGTCGGCCGCGTGCACAGACTACTCCGGAAGGGGAATTATGCTCAGCGTGTGGGTGCCGGAGCCCCGGTCTATTTGGCCGCAGTGCTGGAATACCTGACCGCTGAGATCCTGGAGTTGGCCGGTAACGCCGCCCGGGACAATAAGAAGTCCCGCATCATCCCCCGGCACCTGCAGCTCGCTGTGCGGAACGATGAGGAGCTGAACAGGCTGCTCGGAGGGGTTACCATCGCCCAGGGGGGTGTCCTGCCCAACATCCAGGCCGTGCTGCTGCCCAAGAAAACCGAGAGCCACAAACCGGCCAAGAGCAGCAAGTGA